From the genome of Setaria viridis chromosome 1, Setaria_viridis_v4.0, whole genome shotgun sequence:
GCGACGACGAAGCGTGGAGGAGATCGACGAGAATCGAGTGCGAGCTAAAGTGAGGAGGATAAGCTTGCTTAGGCCCTAGCGCTAGTGCCCTACCCAGTGAAGCTTAGCAGAGATCATCACACGCGTGTGTGCAGCTAGTACATTTTGATATGGAGCTAGCCACATGATCTCAGATCTAGGGAGACAGGTAGTAAAAAGGAAGCAAGAGAAAGATACACATATATGGAGATATATATACCCTAGCTAATTGAGCTGAGCTCCCGGCCCGCACGTGGCCGGCCGGAGAATGGCCCGCGGTCGCCGTTGACCTCCTCGCTctcacggccggccggcgagcagcACGAAGAAAGGCGATCAGGAGCGAAGGATGCTGCGGATGATCTCCGCGCCTGGGCTGTTGTGGTCCATGGTGGACATGAGGTCCGAGAGCCGGTCGCTCAGGTCGTCCACCTCCCGGTGGAGGCTCTTGATGTAGCTGCAGGTCTCCTTGAGCAGCTTCGTCGTCGACGCCTGCATTACATTAGACGATTTGTTAAACAGACAGAAAATAAAGAGAACAGGCAGCACACAACCACCTACTACTTTAGCTAATTGGTTCGCCACGCAACGACCTTAACTACATCACTGTACATGGATCTCTCTGCTAGCTGCATGGTGTGGTATGAGCGGTATGCGCGGCGAAAAGCTGGCGCATCGAATAATGCGAATGCGAGGTGAAGGGGTCAGTTCGAAGCGACGACGCACCTGGccggagccgcggcggcgggagctggggagcAAGGCCTGGAGCTTGGAGATGAGCTCGTTGATCTCATCCTCGGAGATGTTGCCACGCGACGACCTCCGGCTCGACATCCTCGCTCTCTGTCGCTCGTCGTACGTCGCCGCGGGCCGGGACAAGCAGCACTTCTCGCAGCAGGATCGGAGGCAAAGCTCGAGGACCAAGCTAGCGTCTCGTCTGTGTGTCCACCGGTGGCTAGCTCTGCCTGGCTAGCTAGTGAGAACTGAGAAGCTGGGTTACCCGCTGGACTTGGAGGTCGCTCTGCAATATCTGGAGGCCGGAGTGAGTTGTGAGGGAGACAGAAAGGGAGAGGGTTCCTTTATAATGAGCTGGGTCGAGGGTGGATCCAGATTGGGTcggatcagaattcagaagcgGATTTGTGTGTAGGGAGAAGCGAGGAGGCGTCGGCTCGACGGCTCGGCTCTACCTCTACTCTCGACTGCAACGAGAGAgcgagagggggggggggggggggggggggggggggggggggggggagggctAGCTGGGGCCCCGCTTGTCTCTCTCTGTCTAATCACCGCGGAGACTCATCCCCTCTCATGCAGGACCCACCGGTAGGCAGCCATGGGCCCCAGGTAGCTATAATATGCTATGACCACCCGCCACTTGCCACGTGCCCAAGTTGAGTTGCGGTGCTGTGTTtttacaaaagaaaaaatatgatcaaagggagagaaaaaaaacccTGCCTTGATCCAACGACCAGCAGCCATGCTGAGTGTTGACCGATCGATCGGGAAGAACGAAAAAATTGCATAAGCAAACCAGTTTACTTCTCATCAGGCCCCTGCTGGCCTGTTTGATTCCATTGGataaagtttagtacctatcacatcgaatgtttgatactaattaggaatattaaatataggctgcttacaaaactaattgcaccgatggagtctaattcgcgagacgaatccattaagtctaattagtccatgaccGAAATGTAGTGCcataatagattcatctcgcgaattagctcggggttctgcaattagttttataattagcttatgtttaatccttctaattagtatcagcGACCGATACGATCGTTTCTGACGCCGTAATCGATGCTACAGCCGCGTCCTTAGCTTACCGCTGGAAATCAGATCAGAGAAGTTCAGAACCTAGCATTATGCTATACGTAACTGCTAAGCTACATACAGGAGGACAAGGGACACGAAAGGACACGGGACGTGTATTATTGTACTGCGCGCATACGTGCAGCCCAGCGACTCTAATCATCGGGAGTCTTAATAAAACCGGATCAAGTTTCACAATGTCTGCTAGAGAGAAGGCCGAGTCGAACGGCACCGCAGCAGACTCGAGAGATGCCCTGTCGCCCGCGCCCCCGGTGCCCTGAATCTAGCAGCGGCATACGTGCGCAACCCTCCATCCCCGTGCCTGATGTCCGCAGACTCCGATCCAGTGTCGCCACACCACACTATTTTAGTAGACG
Proteins encoded in this window:
- the LOC117839405 gene encoding transcription factor ILI5; protein product: MSSRRSSRGNISEDEINELISKLQALLPSSRRRGSGQASTTKLLKETCSYIKSLHREVDDLSDRLSDLMSTMDHNSPGAEIIRSILRS